One genomic region from Bacteroidales bacterium encodes:
- a CDS encoding TRAP transporter small permease produces the protein MDWLKRFDRFITRSIERIITVFFIIIFLLIFSLVLLRYGFKTSIMGTNEIITMLFVYCSALGSAILVRQREHIKISFFVDKLSSGTKRIVLTINYILISVLNGVFFYMSLGWIKSIWTFKSPMTQIPFWVQRIPIPIGCGLVILYCFYSIYLIYANSEELSRETEDIYAEIEGLVGQVKKDIKQDSFIAKRKTMAKERKKS, from the coding sequence ATGGATTGGCTAAAAAGATTCGACCGCTTTATTACCAGGTCTATAGAGCGGATTATTACTGTTTTTTTTATAATAATTTTTTTATTAATATTTAGCCTTGTATTGTTACGGTATGGATTTAAAACATCCATTATGGGAACAAACGAAATTATTACCATGCTATTTGTATATTGTTCAGCTTTAGGAAGTGCTATCCTGGTCAGACAAAGAGAACATATTAAAATATCTTTTTTTGTTGATAAACTTTCTTCAGGTACTAAAAGGATTGTTTTGACTATCAACTATATATTAATTTCCGTTTTAAATGGCGTCTTTTTTTATATGAGCTTAGGTTGGATTAAATCTATATGGACTTTCAAATCTCCGATGACGCAAATTCCTTTTTGGGTACAAAGAATTCCAATTCCTATTGGGTGCGGTCTCGTAATATTATATTGCTTTTATAGTATTTATCTAATTTATGCAAATTCCGAAGAACTTTCTCGTGAAACTGAAGATATTTATGCAGAAATAGAAGGATTGGTGGGGCAAGTAAAAAAAGACATTAAACAAGATAGTTTTATCGCAAAAAGAAAAACAATGGCAAAAGAAAGGAAAAAATCATGA
- a CDS encoding sugar phosphate isomerase/epimerase — MKIGVITNGISEDLEYALKVMNKTGVKYAELQFVWDKQVGDHTPEEIDKIKKLVDSYGVKVSCVSRHNFNGLSIMDTEVGDENYNQHMAYLKKTIDMAKALGTRLVRVMTFNKQMVIWGTNGADRWVAGGNKSWNKFLKLFEKPIQLAEDEDVDLVMETGTNAMIVSGYLARKMIEDLGTKHLKVLWDIANSLYCADIPFPDAYEEIRDYLGHIHMKDMKVDIPKATVNFRSLGRGDLAPYLEDIANALRKDNYNGVISLESVYRPDGGTFEDGYYKSIEVMKELFG; from the coding sequence ATGAAAATTGGTGTAATTACAAATGGTATTAGTGAAGATCTTGAGTATGCATTAAAGGTGATGAATAAAACAGGGGTAAAATATGCTGAATTGCAATTTGTCTGGGATAAACAAGTAGGAGATCACACCCCTGAAGAAATTGATAAAATTAAAAAACTGGTAGATTCTTATGGAGTTAAGGTTTCATGTGTTTCCCGGCATAATTTTAACGGGCTTTCTATAATGGATACTGAAGTTGGTGACGAAAACTATAATCAACATATGGCGTATCTTAAAAAGACAATAGATATGGCAAAGGCTCTCGGAACTCGACTAGTCCGGGTTATGACATTTAATAAGCAAATGGTTATTTGGGGAACAAATGGTGCTGACAGGTGGGTTGCAGGAGGAAATAAATCTTGGAATAAATTTTTGAAGTTATTTGAAAAACCCATACAACTTGCAGAGGATGAGGATGTTGATTTAGTCATGGAAACCGGAACAAATGCGATGATAGTTTCAGGTTATTTGGCAAGAAAAATGATAGAAGATTTAGGAACAAAACATTTAAAGGTTCTATGGGATATTGCTAATTCACTTTATTGTGCAGATATTCCTTTCCCAGATGCCTATGAAGAAATACGTGATTATCTTGGACATATTCATATGAAAGATATGAAAGTAGATATTCCAAAAGCTACTGTCAATTTTCGTTCTTTGGGTCGGGGAGATCTTGCTCCTTATTTGGAAGATATTGCTAATGCTCTTAGAAAAGATAATTATAATGGTGTAATATCATTAGAGAGCGTCTATCGACCAGATGG
- a CDS encoding TRAP transporter large permease, with the protein MTLLLVALALCLIMGIPIAYSLGLSALSYFLVYRPELLTVFPQRLFSGLNSDAMIALPLFIVMGQLMNDSGITNRIIDFSNLIFGRLKGGLGCINVFASMIFGGISGSSASDTASIGAILIPEMEKRGYTKEYSAGITVASSTMGMVIPPSVPMILYCVTAEQSVGKLFLAGLIPGVLVGLSQLIINLVISYRRDYPRENFEYSWGNVLKVTRQSLLALIMPVFVVGTVVFGVATANESASFGVMYSIIVGLFVFRGLKAKNLPGSFLKAIKTCSSIMIIIAVSQLYVWILALEGIPQSIANFVIDLNLSPIFTLIVIMNIILLAGTFIDVSPAILLFTPVFLPACMAIGISPVQFGALLIVGLAVGTVTPPVGTCLNVASAISHMEIFDIFKAATPFLIANIFVLLLICLYPPITTYLPELLVK; encoded by the coding sequence ATGACGCTTTTATTGGTGGCATTAGCTCTATGTTTGATTATGGGAATCCCAATTGCCTATTCTTTAGGTTTATCCGCATTATCATACTTTTTAGTATATAGACCAGAACTTTTAACAGTATTCCCCCAGCGCCTTTTTTCCGGTTTAAATAGCGATGCAATGATTGCGCTTCCTTTATTTATTGTTATGGGACAATTAATGAATGATAGCGGCATTACTAATAGGATTATTGATTTTAGCAACTTGATATTTGGAAGATTAAAAGGTGGGCTTGGATGTATTAATGTTTTTGCAAGTATGATCTTTGGAGGAATATCCGGATCATCAGCTTCAGATACTGCCTCAATTGGTGCGATATTGATACCGGAAATGGAAAAGCGTGGATATACTAAAGAATATTCTGCCGGGATAACAGTAGCCTCTTCCACTATGGGTATGGTAATTCCACCTAGTGTTCCAATGATACTTTACTGTGTAACGGCCGAACAGTCTGTTGGGAAATTATTTCTTGCTGGCCTAATTCCCGGTGTGTTGGTTGGTCTTTCACAGTTAATTATCAATTTAGTTATTTCTTATAGACGAGATTACCCGAGGGAGAATTTTGAATACTCCTGGGGAAATGTACTGAAAGTTACACGACAATCATTGTTAGCACTAATTATGCCAGTATTTGTTGTTGGGACTGTAGTTTTTGGTGTTGCAACTGCAAATGAATCTGCTTCTTTTGGGGTTATGTATTCAATAATAGTTGGTCTTTTTGTTTTTCGTGGCTTAAAAGCAAAAAATCTTCCCGGGAGTTTTTTGAAAGCAATTAAGACCTGTTCATCAATAATGATTATTATTGCAGTTAGTCAGTTATATGTATGGATATTAGCTCTTGAAGGGATACCGCAATCTATAGCAAATTTTGTTATAGATTTGAACCTTTCTCCCATATTTACCTTAATTGTGATTATGAATATCATTTTATTAGCTGGTACTTTTATTGATGTTAGTCCTGCAATATTATTATTTACTCCAGTTTTTTTACCAGCATGTATGGCCATTGGTATTTCGCCAGTTCAATTTGGTGCTTTATTAATTGTAGGACTCGCTGTAGGCACAGTTACCCCCCCGGTTGGTACTTGCCTTAATGTTGCTTCTGCAATTTCACATATGGAAATTTTTGATATATTTAAGGCTGCAACCCCCTTTTTAATTGCTAATATTTTCGTATTGCTTTTGATTTGTCTTTACCCACCAATAACAACATATTTACCAGAGTTATTAGTGAAATAA